In one Desulfoferula mesophila genomic region, the following are encoded:
- a CDS encoding LapA family protein — MGYIKVIVISAVVALSIIFMIQNITPLSHPLGIRLNLLFVNWESTPYPTYLVILLAFFVGLLAASLVGINERWRLRRQVKAQVKKTEELRKELSSLRNLPVTGEPMVAGTTDLSNETFSAGEAASEGDAPASLEMLEDAPQGNGQSADKDKR, encoded by the coding sequence ATGGGCTATATCAAGGTGATCGTTATCTCGGCGGTGGTGGCGCTCTCCATCATCTTCATGATCCAAAACATCACCCCCCTGAGCCACCCTCTGGGCATACGACTCAACCTGCTGTTCGTCAACTGGGAGTCCACTCCCTACCCCACCTATCTGGTGATCCTGTTGGCTTTCTTCGTGGGGCTGTTGGCCGCCAGCCTAGTGGGCATCAACGAGCGCTGGCGCCTGCGCCGCCAGGTGAAGGCCCAAGTCAAGAAAACCGAGGAACTGCGCAAGGAGCTGAGCAGCCTGCGCAACCTGCCGGTCACCGGCGAACCCATGGTGGCGGGCACCACCGACCTGTCCAATGAAACCTTCAGCGCGGGAGAGGCCGCCAGCGAGGGGGACGCTCCGGCCTCCCTGGAAATGCTGGAGGACGCTCCCCAGGGAAACGGCCAGAGCGCCGACAAGGACAAGCGGTAA
- a CDS encoding tetratricopeptide repeat protein, which yields MDTVILSWQSHTLTTAGLLAGVILLLLGWLLGWLLARSSRTSAAAAKVKSQERSASDDAFMRGISHLMADHTDQAIEEFTKAVTLNSDTVETYVVLGNLFRQKGEIERAVRIRQSIIARPNLDQKSHLQAVYDLGLDYKKGGLFNRAAEAFDEVLSKDSHHVEAARQTATLYEEMRDWEAAFEARKRLDRLTKSDSRPVLAHYKTERGKELMASGQLERAEDSFGQAISVYKNCLDAYLHLGDLELARGRARRALGVWKKAVKLSPQFAHLVINRVNSAEEELGAKAADGFYAEIDPETAEVPTLMSLAQHYNQHNETEKALEILDKAVKRAPHLLDVHRMRGQVLIKDGDRGRALEAYGELLSEIEGDWARYQCGQCGFVSHQLTWKCPRCHQWDSMLPRAR from the coding sequence ATGGACACCGTAATTCTCAGTTGGCAGAGCCACACCCTGACCACGGCCGGTCTCTTGGCCGGGGTGATCCTGTTGCTGTTGGGCTGGCTGTTGGGCTGGCTGTTGGCGCGCTCCAGCCGGACTTCGGCGGCGGCGGCCAAGGTCAAGAGCCAGGAGCGTAGCGCCAGCGACGACGCCTTCATGCGCGGCATCAGCCACCTCATGGCCGACCACACCGACCAGGCCATCGAGGAGTTCACCAAGGCGGTCACCCTGAACTCCGACACGGTGGAGACCTACGTGGTGCTGGGCAACCTCTTCCGGCAAAAGGGCGAGATCGAGCGGGCGGTGCGTATCCGCCAGTCCATCATCGCCAGGCCCAACCTGGACCAGAAGTCCCACTTGCAGGCGGTGTACGACCTGGGCCTGGACTACAAGAAGGGCGGTCTGTTCAACCGGGCGGCCGAGGCCTTTGACGAGGTGCTGAGCAAAGACTCCCACCACGTGGAGGCGGCGCGCCAGACGGCCACGCTCTACGAAGAGATGCGCGATTGGGAAGCGGCGTTTGAGGCCCGCAAGCGCCTAGACCGGCTGACCAAGAGCGACAGCCGCCCGGTGCTGGCCCACTACAAGACCGAGCGGGGCAAGGAGCTGATGGCCTCCGGCCAACTGGAACGGGCCGAGGACTCCTTTGGCCAGGCCATAAGCGTGTACAAGAACTGCTTGGACGCCTACCTGCACCTGGGAGACCTGGAGTTGGCCCGGGGGCGGGCCCGCCGCGCCTTGGGCGTGTGGAAGAAGGCCGTGAAGCTCTCCCCCCAGTTCGCCCACCTGGTAATCAACCGGGTGAACTCGGCCGAGGAGGAATTGGGAGCCAAGGCGGCGGATGGCTTCTATGCCGAGATCGACCCGGAGACCGCCGAGGTGCCCACCTTGATGTCCTTGGCCCAGCACTACAACCAGCATAACGAGACCGAAAAGGCCCTGGAAATACTGGACAAGGCCGTGAAGCGCGCGCCCCATCTGCTGGACGTGCACCGCATGCGCGGCCAGGTGCTCATCAAGGACGGCGATCGAGGACGGGCCTTGGAGGCCTACGGCGAGCTGCTCTCGGAGATCGAAGGGGATTGGGCCCGCTACCAGTGCGGCCAATGCGGTTTCGTATCCCACCAACTCACCTGGAAATGCCCTCGCTGCCACCAATGGGACAGCATGCTCCCTCGGG